A genomic region of Trifolium pratense cultivar HEN17-A07 linkage group LG3, ARS_RC_1.1, whole genome shotgun sequence contains the following coding sequences:
- the LOC123914350 gene encoding SEC12-like protein 2 isoform X1 codes for MVKKLVPDPPNLKKYGVPLYSVAWVPKTVLKSIQNVTADDSSDADHKPLPETAQPDEGKYLVFAGGGGQGRSGIPNSVLLAYFDVASVSLSDSPVYKLGTNSELPYRMTVHPNGDGIICAMETPKSCRWFDWDQNETAEIHKLGLKVSEKVLTELDNVGLQLALAFDNDGTTLAAGGEDGSLRVFKWPSMETIINESNAHSTVKDLHFSFDGKLIVSLGGGGPCRVWDVSSAIALATLANENREIFSSCRFSQINDGTRVLYIVAGTEKGGSIVTWNTQTWERISSKLISRDTICAFNVSADGKFLACGTPSGEIVIVNSTNMHIHTKIKNAHLGIITALAFSPDSRFGVFFFLPKFTVYGFMPCLKVFLVIIVGSVFRALASVSLDSSAKVTVIEEKKNGGLSLWFAILIILLAVAAYFLKVEGIEKLRLQYW; via the exons ATGGTGAAAAAACTTGTACCGGACCCTCCGAACCTCAAGAAATACGGTGTTCCTTTATACTCCGTTGCTTGGGTTCCCAAAACCGTTCTCAAATCGATCCAAAATGTAACCGCCGATGATTCCTCCGACGCCGATCATAAACCTTTGCCGGAGACGGCACAACCTGACGAAGGGAAGTACCTTGTGTTCGCCGGTGGCGGTGGACAGGGACGCAGCGGTATACCTAATTCTGTGTTGCTCGCATATTTCGATGTTGCGTCCGTTTCTCTCTCTGATTCACCG GTGTATAAGCTAGGAACTAATTCCGAGTTGCCTTATAGAATGACAGTTCATCCCAATGGAGATGGCATTATTTGTGCGATGGAAACGCCAAAGAGTTGCAG ATGGTTTGACTGGGATCAAAACGAGACTGCTGAAATTCACAAGTTGGGTCTGAAAGTGTCAGAGAAAGTGCTCACCGAGTTGGATAATGTTGGACTACAGTTAGCATTGGCATTTGACAATGATGGTACTACACTAGCAGCTGGTGGAGAG GACGGCAGTCTAAGGGTTTTCAAGTGGCCTAGCATGGAAACTATTATCAACGAGTCTAATGCTCATTCTACTGTAAAGGATTTGCATTTCAG TTTTGATGGCAAGTTGATTGTCTCTTTGGGAGGTGGTGGCCCTTGCAGGGTTTGGGACGTTTCTTCAGCAATAGCTTTGGCTACTCTAGCAAATGAAAAT CGTGAAATTTTTAGCTCTTGCAGATTTTCCCAAATAAATGACGGGACTCGAGTTTTATATATTGTTGCCGGGACAG AAAAAGGTGGAAGCATCGTGACCTGGAATACACAAACATGGGAAAGGATTAGTTCAAAGCTTATTTCGCGTGATACGATATGTGCATTCAATGTCTCAGCTGATGGAAAATTTCTGGCATG CGGAACACCTTCTGGAGAGATTGTAATTGTAAATTCAACAAATATGCACATTCATACAAAGATAAAAAATGCTCACCTTGGCATAATAACTGCTTTAGCTTTTTCCCCTGATTCAAggtttggagttttttttttcctgccAAAATTTACTGTTTATGGCTTTATGCCCTGTTTGAAGGTATTTTTAGTCATAATTGTGGGTTCTGTATTCAGGGCATTGGCTTCTGTATCCTTGGATTCAAGTGCAAAGGTAACAGTAATTGAAGAGAAGAAAAATG GAGGGCTGAGCTTGTGGTTTGCAATACTTATCATCCTACTTGCAGTAGCTGCTTACTTCCTGAAGGTTGAAGGAATTGAAAAGTTAAGGCTTCAATATTGGTAG
- the LOC123914691 gene encoding 18.2 kDa class I heat shock protein-like has translation MSLIPSFFGGRRSNAFDPFSIDVWDPLRDFQFPSSALSASFPRDNSAFVSTRVDWKETPEAHVFKADLPGLKKEEVKVEIEDDRVLQISGERNVEKKDKNDQWHRVERSSGKFVRKFRLPENAKMDQVKASMENGVKMRT, from the coding sequence ATGTCGTTGATTCCAAGTTTCTTTGGTGGCCGAAGGAGCAATGCTTTTGATCCATTCTCCATTGACGTTTGGGATCCTTTGAGAGACTTTCAATTTCCCAGTTCTGCACTTTCTGCTTCATTCCCTCGTGACAATTCTGCTTTTGTGAGTACAAGAGTGGACTGGAAGGAAACACCAGAAGCACACGTGTTCAAGGCTGATCTTCCTGGACTCAAGAAGGAGGAAGTGAAGgttgaaattgaagatgacagAGTTCTTCAGATTAGTGGTGAGAGGAATGTTGAGAAAAAAGATAAGAACGATCAATGGCATCGCGTTGAGCGTAGCAGTGGAAAGTTTGTGAGGAAGTTCAGGTTGCCTGAGAATGCTAAAATGGATCAAGTGAAAGCTTCCATGGAGAATGGTGTTAAGATGCGGACTTAA
- the LOC123914350 gene encoding SEC12-like protein 2 isoform X2 → MVKKLVPDPPNLKKYGVPLYSVAWVPKTVLKSIQNVTADDSSDADHKPLPETAQPDEGKYLVFAGGGGQGRSGIPNSVLLAYFDVASVSLSDSPVYKLGTNSELPYRMTVHPNGDGIICAMETPKSCRWFDWDQNETAEIHKLGLKVSEKVLTELDNVGLQLALAFDNDGTTLAAGGEDGSLRVFKWPSMETIINESNAHSTVKDLHFSFDGKLIVSLGGGGPCRVWDVSSAIALATLANENREIFSSCRFSQINDGTRVLYIVAGTEKGGSIVTWNTQTWERISSKLISRDTICAFNVSADGKFLACGTPSGEIVIVNSTNMHIHTKIKNAHLGIITALAFSPDSRALASVSLDSSAKVTVIEEKKNGGLSLWFAILIILLAVAAYFLKVEGIEKLRLQYW, encoded by the exons ATGGTGAAAAAACTTGTACCGGACCCTCCGAACCTCAAGAAATACGGTGTTCCTTTATACTCCGTTGCTTGGGTTCCCAAAACCGTTCTCAAATCGATCCAAAATGTAACCGCCGATGATTCCTCCGACGCCGATCATAAACCTTTGCCGGAGACGGCACAACCTGACGAAGGGAAGTACCTTGTGTTCGCCGGTGGCGGTGGACAGGGACGCAGCGGTATACCTAATTCTGTGTTGCTCGCATATTTCGATGTTGCGTCCGTTTCTCTCTCTGATTCACCG GTGTATAAGCTAGGAACTAATTCCGAGTTGCCTTATAGAATGACAGTTCATCCCAATGGAGATGGCATTATTTGTGCGATGGAAACGCCAAAGAGTTGCAG ATGGTTTGACTGGGATCAAAACGAGACTGCTGAAATTCACAAGTTGGGTCTGAAAGTGTCAGAGAAAGTGCTCACCGAGTTGGATAATGTTGGACTACAGTTAGCATTGGCATTTGACAATGATGGTACTACACTAGCAGCTGGTGGAGAG GACGGCAGTCTAAGGGTTTTCAAGTGGCCTAGCATGGAAACTATTATCAACGAGTCTAATGCTCATTCTACTGTAAAGGATTTGCATTTCAG TTTTGATGGCAAGTTGATTGTCTCTTTGGGAGGTGGTGGCCCTTGCAGGGTTTGGGACGTTTCTTCAGCAATAGCTTTGGCTACTCTAGCAAATGAAAAT CGTGAAATTTTTAGCTCTTGCAGATTTTCCCAAATAAATGACGGGACTCGAGTTTTATATATTGTTGCCGGGACAG AAAAAGGTGGAAGCATCGTGACCTGGAATACACAAACATGGGAAAGGATTAGTTCAAAGCTTATTTCGCGTGATACGATATGTGCATTCAATGTCTCAGCTGATGGAAAATTTCTGGCATG CGGAACACCTTCTGGAGAGATTGTAATTGTAAATTCAACAAATATGCACATTCATACAAAGATAAAAAATGCTCACCTTGGCATAATAACTGCTTTAGCTTTTTCCCCTGATTCAAg GGCATTGGCTTCTGTATCCTTGGATTCAAGTGCAAAGGTAACAGTAATTGAAGAGAAGAAAAATG GAGGGCTGAGCTTGTGGTTTGCAATACTTATCATCCTACTTGCAGTAGCTGCTTACTTCCTGAAGGTTGAAGGAATTGAAAAGTTAAGGCTTCAATATTGGTAG